A single Seriola aureovittata isolate HTS-2021-v1 ecotype China chromosome 19, ASM2101889v1, whole genome shotgun sequence DNA region contains:
- the gje1a gene encoding gap junction epsilon-1 protein: MSLNYIKNFYEGCLRPPTVIGQFHTLFFGSVRMFFLGVLGFAVYGNEALHFSCDPDRRELNLYCYNQFRPITPQVFWALQLVTVLVPGAVFHLYAACKNIDQEEILERPIYTVFYIISVLLRIILEVIAFWLQSHLFGFQVHPLYMCDASALEKAFNVTKCMVPEHFEKTIFLSAMYTFTVITILLCIAEIFEILCRRLGYLNNQ, encoded by the exons ATGTCTTTAAACTACATCAAAAACTTCTATGAAGGATGC ctcAGGCCTCCTACGGTGATAGGCCAGTTCCACACCTTGTTCTTCGGCTCGGTGCGGATGTTCTTTCTGGGCGTTCTTGGCTTTGCCGTCTATGGGAATGAGGCGCTGCACTTCAGCTGCGACCCTGATCGCCGAGAGCTCAACCTGTACTGCTACAACCAGTTCAGACCCATAACACCTCAG GTCTTCTGGGCGTTACAACTGGTAACAGTGCTAGTTCCTGGGGCAGTGTTCCACCTCTACGCAGCCTGTAAGAACATTGACCAGGAGGAGATCCTCGAACGACCCATCTACACCGTCTTCTATATAATTTCTGTTCTCCTACGCATCATTCTGGAAGTCATCGCCTTCTGGCTACAAAGCCACCTCTTTGGCTTCCAG gTCCACCCACTGTACATGTGCGATGCCAGTGCTTTGGAAAAGGCCTTTAATGTGACTAAGTGCATGGTGCCCGAACACTTTGAAAAAACCATCTTCCTCAGTGCCATGTACACTTTCACTGTTATCACCATACTTCTCTGTATTGCCGAGATATTTGAGATACTGTGCCGGCGGCTTGGTTATCTCAACAACCAATGA